A genomic segment from Nicotiana sylvestris chromosome 1, ASM39365v2, whole genome shotgun sequence encodes:
- the LOC138868798 gene encoding uncharacterized protein — MAPKLEDPGTFTIPCTIGIADFAKALCDHRASINLMPYSVFTTLGIGKPRPISMRLQMVDRTMKRPLGIIDDVLVQVDKYILPADFVILDCEVDYEVPIILGRPFLATGKALVDVEAGEFMGG, encoded by the coding sequence ATGGCTCCAAAATTGGAAGATCCGGGCActttcacaatcccttgcacTATTGGGATCGCCGATTTTGCCAAAGCATTATGTGATCAtagggcaagtatcaacttgatgccctactcggtgttcacaactttgggaattgggaaaccaagacccatatccatgaggttgcaaatggtagatcgaacaatgaagaggcctttgggtattattgatgatgtattGGTTCAAGTTGACAAGTATATCCTCCCAGCAgactttgtgattcttgattgtgaagtggactatgaggtacctattattttgggtagacctttccttgctacggggaaggctcttGTTGATGTGGAAGCCGGTGAGTTtatgggtgggtga